CACGAATAAATGCTAAAAGGATGAGGGTAAATGGCAGAAGAACAAACAAAAGAAGTTGAAGCAAGTCTCGAAACCATTATGGGTTTGATCGTTAATGGTGGTAATGCAAAGAGTTCCGCTTTCGAAGCAATTAAAGCTGCTAAGGAAGGCGACTTTGAAACCGCTGATGCCAAGTTAAAGGAAGCAGATAACTTTCTAACCGAAGCACACAATTCACAAACC
This Lactiplantibacillus plantarum DNA region includes the following protein-coding sequences:
- a CDS encoding PTS lactose/cellobiose transporter subunit IIA; its protein translation is MAEEQTKEVEASLETIMGLIVNGGNAKSSAFEAIKAAKEGDFETADAKLKEADNFLTEAHNSQTSMLTAEAQGEHTHVSLLLVHSQDHIMNAITFRDLAGEVVDVYRRLVADEAK